In Acidicapsa ligni, a single window of DNA contains:
- a CDS encoding glycosyltransferase family 2 protein produces MQIEEKPISGGKRLRGISAENKANQPLVTVVTAVYNGQPYVEGCLESVLNQDYPNIEHIVLDAGSKDGTIDVLRKYDDRIAFWRSEPDKGVYDAWNKALLEARGEWICFLGVDDEFLPGAVSAYMKLAIQNPEAEYLSSKVRVIHDTGYERIIGARWAWRAFSNRMCTAHVGSMHHRDLFRRLGKFDTSYRIVGDYEFLLRARGQLRAAYMPVITVMMRYGGISSDKKALEEQAAAKIAAGGRNKLLADLELRYAKAKYLLRPLRHAWGRMMAR; encoded by the coding sequence ATGCAAATTGAAGAAAAACCCATATCCGGCGGCAAGCGTTTGAGGGGGATTAGCGCGGAGAACAAGGCTAATCAGCCGCTAGTCACCGTAGTCACCGCTGTCTACAACGGGCAGCCCTATGTCGAGGGATGCCTGGAAAGCGTATTGAACCAGGACTATCCGAACATCGAGCATATCGTGTTGGATGCCGGGTCTAAGGATGGAACGATCGATGTGCTTCGGAAGTATGACGATCGCATTGCGTTCTGGCGCAGCGAGCCGGATAAGGGCGTATACGATGCCTGGAACAAGGCTTTGCTGGAAGCGCGCGGAGAGTGGATCTGCTTCCTCGGTGTGGATGACGAGTTTTTGCCGGGCGCCGTGAGCGCTTACATGAAGCTTGCGATCCAGAATCCAGAGGCAGAATACCTTAGCTCCAAGGTACGAGTGATTCACGACACAGGCTACGAGAGAATTATCGGAGCGCGTTGGGCGTGGAGGGCTTTTTCAAACCGGATGTGCACGGCCCACGTCGGAAGCATGCATCATCGAGATCTCTTTCGCAGACTGGGTAAGTTTGACACCTCTTACCGCATTGTCGGCGACTATGAATTTCTGTTACGGGCAAGAGGCCAACTTCGCGCAGCTTATATGCCAGTGATTACCGTAATGATGAGGTATGGAGGTATCAGCAGCGATAAGAAAGCTCTTGAAGAGCAGGCTGCGGCCAAGATAGCGGCGGGCGGAAGAAATAAGCTGCTTGCCGACCTGGAGCTGCGGTATGCGAAGGCTAAGTATTTGTTGCGTCCACTTCGCCATGCATGGGGAAGAATGATGGCCAGGTAG
- a CDS encoding cytochrome c3 family protein — MTLLSNFSKNWLRPALFFGNNPISLVGGAITSASAMTLIGFWIVAVAGHGGSNNPYLGIIFDLCLPAIFIFGLLLIPIGIWFRRRHLKATNQLPSIFPKVDFADPVFRHGIDFVIIATFINFIIVGTASYRGVAYMDTPSFCGQTCHVMKPEFSAYHFAPHAGVACTDCHVAPGVPGYIHAKVNGTKQLLMVILHNYPRPIMADGKVPAARDTCVNCHNPERLSTDKLLVKSTYADDEKNSITRSLVLMHIGGRNQFGNLSGIHGAHLSHIEYVSTDATNQTIPWVSKKNEDGSVTEFISTDSKAAVTGQKHVMDCIDCHNRAAHSFETPEEALNKDMALGSPSASLPFAHKQGLALIKASYASEEEANKKITSGFEDFYRSQYPLIWNSQRTQIDQGAKALAGIYGRNVFPFMKVGWGAHPNNLGHNDYPGCFRCHDGNHNTKVGKSITNDCSMCHNLLAVDEPSPKLLTEMGMQ, encoded by the coding sequence ATGACTCTCTTGAGCAACTTCAGCAAGAACTGGCTCAGGCCAGCCTTGTTCTTCGGCAACAACCCAATAAGCCTTGTCGGTGGCGCTATTACCAGCGCCTCCGCCATGACCCTCATTGGTTTTTGGATCGTGGCAGTTGCCGGTCATGGCGGCTCAAATAATCCCTACCTGGGCATTATTTTCGACCTCTGCCTGCCCGCAATCTTCATATTTGGACTGCTACTTATTCCAATCGGCATATGGTTCCGACGCCGTCACTTGAAGGCCACCAATCAACTGCCCTCGATATTTCCCAAGGTTGATTTCGCTGATCCTGTCTTTCGTCACGGAATAGACTTCGTGATCATTGCGACGTTTATCAACTTCATCATCGTAGGTACCGCGAGTTATCGCGGAGTCGCGTACATGGATACGCCCAGTTTTTGCGGCCAGACCTGTCACGTAATGAAGCCGGAGTTCAGCGCTTATCATTTCGCGCCACACGCTGGCGTAGCTTGTACGGACTGTCACGTTGCGCCCGGCGTGCCCGGATACATCCATGCGAAGGTTAATGGCACCAAGCAGCTACTGATGGTGATCCTGCACAACTATCCGCGGCCCATCATGGCAGATGGCAAGGTTCCTGCCGCGCGCGATACCTGCGTCAATTGTCATAACCCTGAGCGACTCTCTACCGATAAGCTGCTTGTCAAATCCACGTATGCAGACGACGAGAAAAATTCGATCACACGCTCGTTAGTGCTGATGCATATCGGTGGACGAAATCAGTTTGGCAACTTGAGCGGGATTCACGGAGCCCACTTGAGTCATATTGAATACGTATCTACAGACGCAACAAATCAGACCATTCCCTGGGTAAGCAAAAAGAACGAGGATGGTTCGGTGACTGAGTTCATCTCCACCGATTCAAAAGCAGCAGTCACTGGCCAGAAGCATGTGATGGATTGCATCGACTGCCACAACCGCGCCGCTCATTCCTTTGAGACACCAGAGGAGGCTCTGAATAAAGATATGGCTCTTGGCTCTCCAAGTGCATCCCTTCCATTCGCTCACAAGCAAGGGCTCGCGCTGATCAAGGCGAGTTATGCGTCGGAAGAAGAAGCGAACAAAAAAATCACTTCAGGATTCGAAGATTTCTATCGTTCTCAGTACCCGCTTATCTGGAACAGCCAGCGTACACAAATTGATCAGGGCGCAAAGGCATTGGCTGGTATTTATGGGAGAAATGTCTTTCCTTTTATGAAGGTTGGCTGGGGTGCACATCCAAATAACCTCGGCCACAATGACTATCCCGGATGCTTCCGTTGCCATGACGGCAATCACAATACCAAGGTAGGGAAGAGCATTACCAATGACTGCTCCATGTGTCACAACCTGCTGGCCGTAGACGAGCCAAGTCCAAAGCTTCTCACGGAGATGGGTATGCAGTAG
- a CDS encoding glycosyltransferase: MFNVIIPTLNAAKDWPLFSQALLASVRPEQVLILDSESTDGTVELARMAGFSVVTIARSEFNHGGTRQRAATMLPSAEILVYLTQDAVLATSDAVTKLLAAFENPAVGVAYGRQLPRPDAGAIEAHTREFNYPASPDLRDLTSRGRLGIKTIFISNSFAAYRRSALMQVGGFPSTVIFGEDTITAAHLLSADYKLAYVADACVYHSHAYSWKQDFARSFDIGVLHSREGWLLEKFGRATGEGKRFVISELRYLWQKDPKQMPSAVIRTGLKVLGYRLGMMEAKLTPGVKRRLSMHPHFWKQPRSNPSL, translated from the coding sequence ATGTTCAACGTAATCATACCGACTCTGAACGCCGCAAAAGACTGGCCTCTTTTCTCACAGGCGCTGCTCGCTTCTGTACGGCCGGAGCAGGTGCTGATTCTCGATTCGGAATCGACTGACGGCACGGTGGAGTTGGCGCGCATGGCTGGTTTTTCAGTCGTAACGATTGCGCGCTCGGAGTTCAATCATGGAGGGACGCGGCAGCGCGCGGCTACGATGCTTCCCTCGGCAGAGATTCTTGTGTATCTCACGCAAGATGCGGTGCTGGCGACATCGGACGCGGTAACAAAGCTGCTGGCCGCTTTTGAAAATCCAGCGGTGGGCGTGGCTTACGGGCGGCAGCTGCCACGGCCCGACGCGGGCGCAATTGAGGCGCATACGCGTGAGTTCAACTATCCGGCCAGCCCGGATCTGCGGGATTTGACCAGCCGCGGACGTTTGGGAATCAAGACGATATTTATATCGAATTCGTTTGCAGCCTATCGGCGTTCGGCATTGATGCAGGTTGGTGGATTTCCTTCGACCGTGATTTTTGGCGAGGACACTATCACAGCGGCGCATCTGCTATCTGCCGACTATAAGCTGGCCTATGTGGCGGACGCTTGTGTTTATCATTCGCATGCCTACTCCTGGAAGCAGGACTTTGCTCGAAGTTTTGATATCGGAGTTTTGCATAGTCGCGAAGGCTGGCTGCTGGAAAAGTTTGGGCGAGCCACGGGCGAAGGCAAACGTTTTGTGATTTCAGAATTACGCTATCTCTGGCAAAAAGATCCCAAACAGATGCCATCGGCAGTCATTCGTACTGGGCTGAAGGTTCTGGGTTATCGGCTGGGCATGATGGAAGCAAAACTTACGCCGGGAGTTAAGCGCCGCCTCAGTATGCATCCGCATTTTTGGAAGCAGCCGCGCTCGAACCCGTCACTATAG
- a CDS encoding Crp/Fnr family transcriptional regulator, with protein sequence MFCNLDEPALADYATMGIEANYPKGTTLFQENDKGNGVFVLCTGQVKLFCTSREGKTLILKIAMPGDVLGLGAVISGTRYEVTAETLEPTQIKNIPREDFLHFLEKHGQGSLHAAKVLSEDYKAAFFDARRLALSGSAAGRLAGVLLDWGKTAASCGKAEMRFTMALTHEELANLVGTSRETVTRMLTRFKKESLIQMRGSSILITAPELLEKLSV encoded by the coding sequence ATGTTTTGCAACTTAGACGAGCCCGCGCTTGCTGATTACGCGACCATGGGGATAGAAGCAAACTACCCCAAAGGGACAACTCTGTTTCAGGAGAACGACAAAGGCAACGGAGTCTTTGTCCTTTGTACGGGCCAGGTCAAACTATTCTGCACTTCGCGCGAAGGTAAGACTCTGATCCTGAAGATAGCGATGCCTGGAGATGTGCTCGGTCTCGGCGCGGTGATCTCCGGAACCAGGTATGAAGTAACCGCTGAGACGCTTGAGCCTACACAGATTAAAAATATACCGCGAGAGGACTTCCTCCACTTTCTTGAGAAACACGGGCAAGGAAGTTTACATGCTGCGAAGGTCTTATCGGAGGACTACAAAGCTGCATTCTTCGATGCGCGTCGCCTGGCTCTATCCGGATCGGCTGCGGGCCGGCTGGCGGGAGTGTTGCTCGATTGGGGAAAAACGGCTGCTTCCTGTGGCAAGGCCGAGATGCGCTTCACCATGGCTCTCACGCATGAGGAACTCGCCAATCTGGTCGGCACATCTCGCGAGACTGTCACGAGGATGTTGACTCGCTTTAAAAAGGAAAGCCTGATTCAGATGCGAGGATCTTCCATCTTGATTACTGCTCCAGAGCTGCTGGAAAAGCTTTCGGTCTAG
- a CDS encoding HoxN/HupN/NixA family nickel/cobalt transporter, whose product MAFSFRALLNDAPGNTRRKVIAIYGFLVAFNIAAWLWALVAFHRYPVLLGTAFLAYSFGLRHAVDADHIAAIDNVTRKLMQDGKRPVAVGFMFSLGHSTVVVIGSIIIAATAFAMQHRFEAVREIGGVVGTVVSSLFLFGIAIANLIVLRSIYQAFKRVRRGEPYVEEDFDLLLGSRGFLSRLFRPVFGMIRQSWHMYPLGVLFGLGFDTATEIGLLGISAVEVSKGLSLWSIMVFPALFAAGMSLIDTTDNILMLGAYGWAFVKPIRKIYYNVTITFVSVVVAFAVGGIETLGLLAKHFRQTGAFWGLISELNNNFGMLGYCIIALFAMSWILSIAIYKWRRFDSLELNT is encoded by the coding sequence ATGGCGTTCTCATTCCGGGCCTTGCTCAATGACGCACCTGGCAATACCAGGCGAAAAGTCATTGCAATATACGGTTTCTTGGTAGCTTTCAATATCGCCGCATGGCTTTGGGCGTTGGTCGCCTTCCACCGATACCCTGTACTTCTAGGGACCGCATTTCTCGCCTACAGTTTTGGCCTGCGTCATGCAGTCGATGCGGATCACATCGCAGCTATCGACAATGTCACGCGCAAATTGATGCAGGACGGCAAGCGTCCCGTTGCAGTCGGCTTTATGTTCTCGCTGGGACATTCCACGGTCGTCGTAATCGGTTCGATTATCATTGCCGCTACCGCGTTCGCAATGCAACACCGTTTTGAGGCTGTTCGCGAAATAGGAGGAGTCGTAGGCACAGTCGTATCGAGTCTCTTTCTATTTGGAATTGCAATCGCAAACCTCATCGTTCTTCGATCCATCTATCAAGCTTTTAAAAGAGTCAGGCGTGGAGAGCCTTATGTCGAGGAAGACTTCGATCTCCTGCTTGGCAGCCGCGGTTTCCTCTCTCGATTATTCCGTCCAGTTTTCGGAATGATCCGCCAAAGCTGGCACATGTACCCATTGGGCGTCCTGTTCGGACTTGGATTCGATACTGCAACAGAGATCGGCTTGTTAGGGATTTCAGCGGTTGAAGTATCCAAAGGGTTATCGCTATGGTCGATTATGGTTTTTCCCGCGCTCTTCGCTGCAGGCATGTCGTTGATTGACACGACCGACAATATCCTCATGCTCGGGGCCTATGGATGGGCCTTCGTTAAACCGATTCGCAAGATTTACTACAACGTTACGATCACCTTCGTTTCCGTTGTAGTTGCCTTCGCTGTGGGCGGAATAGAAACCCTCGGATTGCTGGCAAAACATTTCCGCCAGACAGGAGCATTCTGGGGCCTGATCAGCGAGCTGAATAATAACTTCGGAATGCTTGGATATTGCATCATTGCGCTCTTTGCAATGAGCTGGATTCTATCCATAGCAATTTACAAATGGCGTCGTTTCGACAGTCTCGAATTGAATACCTGA
- a CDS encoding DmsE family decaheme c-type cytochrome, translating to MRHWLKGLAMAGVLLCVWQSHVVDAGAEANQHSHLKDPPLSTNLQSNPADYVGSETCATCHTEESKKFDSNPHAKLSLEHAGKGVTCESCHGAGKAHVESGGDKTKIFSPATASAKQVDATCLGCHESAHPNFERSEHGKAKVSCVSCHSVHASQEPEHLLKVAQPQLCFQCHTDIKPQFSMPFHHKVGEGLMKCSDCHDPHGTFQSKQLRSTADQNAICTKCHTETAGPFVYEHPVVKVEGCISCHSPHGSENPRLLNVSNVNTLCLQCHSATNTAAFPHAVSPTGPVHNQSAQYVACTNCHTQIHGSNASNIYFK from the coding sequence ATGAGACATTGGCTCAAAGGCTTGGCGATGGCAGGAGTACTTCTCTGCGTGTGGCAGTCGCATGTGGTCGATGCAGGCGCCGAGGCCAATCAGCACTCTCATTTAAAAGATCCACCGCTCAGTACGAATCTTCAGAGTAATCCCGCCGACTATGTTGGCTCCGAAACCTGCGCCACTTGCCACACGGAAGAGTCAAAGAAATTCGACTCGAATCCCCACGCTAAATTGTCGCTGGAGCACGCCGGCAAAGGCGTGACATGCGAAAGTTGCCACGGCGCTGGTAAAGCTCACGTGGAGTCCGGCGGAGACAAGACTAAGATCTTCAGCCCAGCAACTGCCTCAGCCAAACAGGTAGATGCAACGTGCCTCGGCTGTCACGAAAGCGCGCATCCCAACTTTGAGCGATCTGAACATGGCAAGGCCAAGGTTAGTTGCGTCAGTTGTCACAGCGTTCATGCAAGCCAGGAGCCAGAGCACTTACTTAAAGTGGCTCAACCTCAGCTATGCTTCCAGTGCCATACCGACATCAAGCCACAATTCTCCATGCCCTTCCACCACAAGGTTGGCGAGGGCCTGATGAAGTGTTCCGACTGCCATGATCCGCATGGAACGTTCCAAAGCAAGCAGCTCCGAAGCACCGCAGATCAGAACGCAATTTGCACCAAGTGTCATACAGAGACTGCGGGGCCCTTCGTCTATGAACATCCTGTTGTGAAAGTGGAGGGCTGCATCTCCTGTCATTCACCGCACGGCTCAGAAAATCCGCGACTGTTGAATGTAAGCAACGTGAACACACTTTGTCTGCAGTGCCATTCGGCGACTAACACTGCTGCATTCCCTCATGCTGTTTCCCCAACTGGCCCTGTTCACAATCAATCTGCGCAATATGTGGCTTGCACCAATTGCCATACACAAATTCACGGCTCCAACGCCAGCAACATCTACTTCAAATAG
- a CDS encoding c-type cytochrome: MRTNIQILDTVVSTQKRVINIPMQAVKVMTICLMLGATVPMFAQASGASTYTAKCQMCHGADGMGNTPAGKAMKAIPFNDPQILNQSDADLIAATKNGKGKMPAYSGKLSDGDIKSVIAYVHTLQKK, encoded by the coding sequence ATGCGTACTAACATTCAGATACTGGATACCGTTGTAAGTACACAAAAGAGAGTTATAAACATCCCCATGCAAGCTGTGAAGGTTATGACCATCTGCCTGATGTTAGGAGCAACTGTGCCTATGTTCGCTCAGGCTTCGGGAGCAAGCACGTACACCGCTAAGTGCCAGATGTGTCATGGCGCTGACGGAATGGGAAACACGCCCGCAGGCAAGGCAATGAAAGCAATCCCATTCAACGATCCTCAGATCCTCAATCAATCGGACGCGGACCTTATTGCCGCCACCAAGAATGGCAAAGGAAAAATGCCCGCATATAGCGGTAAGCTTTCTGACGGAGATATCAAGTCGGTAATTGCCTACGTTCATACTTTGCAGAAGAAATAG
- a CDS encoding bifunctional enoyl-CoA hydratase/phosphate acetyltransferase — translation MSDLAMLMESVAVDPLIDHPADFHVFHQFLERCKAMPSLSTAVCWPLSEVSLRGAIEAAVAGIIKPVLLGPRDQLRALAKTIGADISGYLIVNASTEEQAALIGVGMCRDGRTQAMMKGSLHTDELMRAVINRDTGLRTSRRISHVFVMDTPAYARTVLITDAAINIEPDLDDKVHIVQNAVDLAHALGIPEPKVALLSAIEMVNPKIKSTLDAAALCKMAERGQITGAVLDGPLAFDTAVSAKAAQIKGLVSPVAGQADILVVPDLESGNMLAKQLEYLGGAQLAGIVLGAKVPVILTSRADSAATRLTSCAVALLLHYANSPIDRERI, via the coding sequence ATGAGCGATCTTGCGATGTTGATGGAATCGGTCGCGGTTGACCCTCTTATAGATCATCCAGCAGACTTTCATGTCTTCCACCAGTTTTTAGAACGATGCAAGGCTATGCCATCGCTTTCGACTGCGGTTTGCTGGCCTCTTTCCGAAGTTTCGCTTCGAGGGGCGATAGAGGCGGCAGTTGCTGGCATTATCAAGCCTGTGCTTTTGGGGCCTAGGGATCAGTTGCGGGCGTTAGCAAAAACAATTGGCGCAGATATCTCGGGTTATCTGATCGTGAATGCTTCTACGGAAGAACAGGCTGCGCTCATCGGCGTGGGTATGTGCCGCGACGGTCGAACGCAAGCGATGATGAAAGGAAGCTTGCACACCGATGAGCTAATGCGCGCGGTTATAAACCGGGATACCGGCTTGCGCACATCGCGAAGGATCTCTCATGTGTTTGTAATGGATACGCCTGCGTATGCACGCACGGTGCTGATTACGGATGCCGCAATTAACATTGAACCCGATCTTGATGACAAGGTTCATATTGTGCAGAATGCAGTTGATCTAGCGCATGCGTTGGGAATTCCTGAACCTAAGGTTGCTTTGTTATCCGCGATAGAAATGGTGAATCCGAAGATCAAGTCAACGCTGGACGCGGCTGCGCTTTGCAAGATGGCAGAGCGCGGACAGATTACCGGCGCAGTGCTGGATGGACCGCTTGCATTTGATACCGCAGTGAGCGCGAAGGCCGCGCAGATCAAGGGGTTGGTGTCGCCAGTGGCTGGACAGGCAGACATTCTCGTGGTGCCGGATCTTGAGTCCGGCAATATGCTGGCCAAGCAACTGGAGTATCTCGGAGGAGCACAGTTGGCCGGGATCGTATTGGGAGCGAAGGTGCCAGTGATTCTGACCAGTCGTGCAGACTCCGCAGCAACCAGGCTGACGTCATGCGCGGTCGCGTTATTGCTGCACTATGCAAATAGTCCGATCGACAGAGAGAGAATCTGA
- a CDS encoding glycosyltransferase: MRVVVLADYGHITGGASQVAVGSLNSLAEAGMDVVFVSGTGPVDPTIHRDKVEIVNFGLYDILQNPSKVDASIKGIWNSQSAERVREVLATCDPADTIVHLHTWTRSLSSSVVHAVASLGFKMVCTLHDYFAICPNGGLYIFPEEKHCQLRPMSLSCVACNCDTQSYAQKLWRVGRHLVQQQLGGIPSQIKYFITVSDYSEKLLRPWLPSSSEFFRVSNPIQVVRTAPAPVGSNHAFTFVGRLSKEKGPDLFAEAALLANVPAVFVGSGPRLENVAAINKSATLLGWKDQAGVASAFQGSRALVFPSLWHETQGLSVLEAAASGVPAIVSDACAAREAIIDGETGLLFRSGDASDLSAKLTLLDRDAAFAARIGSNAYNRYWSAPSTLESHTSQLIACYQKILKRD, from the coding sequence ATGCGCGTGGTTGTTCTCGCTGATTATGGCCACATTACCGGAGGGGCATCCCAGGTTGCTGTCGGCAGTCTCAATAGCCTTGCGGAAGCGGGGATGGATGTAGTTTTTGTCTCGGGAACTGGCCCTGTCGACCCTACGATTCATCGAGACAAAGTAGAAATCGTCAACTTTGGACTGTACGACATTCTGCAAAATCCGTCGAAGGTCGATGCCTCGATCAAGGGTATTTGGAACTCACAATCTGCGGAACGCGTCCGCGAAGTGTTAGCAACATGCGATCCGGCCGACACTATCGTTCATCTTCATACCTGGACGAGATCTTTGTCTTCAAGCGTGGTGCATGCTGTTGCGAGTCTCGGATTCAAAATGGTATGCACCCTGCATGATTACTTTGCAATCTGTCCTAATGGGGGTCTCTATATTTTCCCTGAGGAAAAGCATTGCCAGTTACGGCCTATGTCTCTCAGTTGCGTAGCTTGTAACTGCGATACTCAAAGTTATGCCCAGAAGTTATGGAGAGTTGGCCGACACTTAGTGCAGCAACAATTGGGCGGCATCCCATCCCAGATAAAATATTTCATCACGGTATCGGACTATTCCGAGAAACTTCTTCGCCCGTGGCTTCCTTCCAGCAGCGAATTTTTCCGAGTCAGCAATCCCATACAGGTTGTACGAACGGCGCCAGCACCTGTTGGCAGTAATCATGCGTTCACTTTTGTCGGCCGACTCTCGAAAGAGAAGGGTCCGGATTTATTCGCCGAAGCAGCGCTATTGGCAAACGTACCCGCTGTTTTTGTGGGATCAGGCCCTAGGCTGGAGAATGTTGCTGCGATTAATAAATCCGCCACGCTGCTGGGCTGGAAAGATCAGGCTGGCGTGGCGAGTGCATTTCAAGGGAGCCGCGCACTGGTCTTTCCTTCGCTATGGCACGAGACGCAGGGCCTGTCGGTCCTGGAGGCTGCGGCATCGGGTGTTCCGGCGATCGTCTCTGATGCATGTGCGGCAAGAGAGGCGATCATCGATGGAGAGACTGGGCTCTTATTTCGGTCAGGAGATGCATCGGATCTATCTGCCAAACTGACGCTTCTCGATCGTGATGCGGCGTTTGCTGCGCGGATTGGGTCCAATGCATATAACCGCTATTGGAGCGCGCCTTCTACATTGGAGTCACACACAAGCCAGCTTATTGCCTGTTATCAAAAGATCCTGAAGCGCGACTAA
- a CDS encoding zinc-dependent alcohol dehydrogenase: MAATMQVAAVKQFGSPLVFEEWNVPSPGPNQILIKTEACGVCHTDLHAAKGEWPIKPTLPFIPGHEAIGTVTAVGASVTTVKEGDRVGVPWLYSACGHCEYCLSSWETVCPDAQFGGYTKNGGFAEYLLADPNYVAHVPNGLSSIEAAPLICAGLTTYKGIKETEARPGEWVAISGVGGLGHLAVQYAKAMGLLVCAVDIDDGKLDHAKRLGADLVFNAKAGDPAAALKKETGGGAHGVLITAPSLIAFKQGIGMTRKRGTCVLVGLPPGEFPVPLFDIVANCISIRGSFVGNRKDMAEALSFAADGKVKADIELQPLSAVNRIFERLEHGDVPARVVLDLTA; this comes from the coding sequence ATGGCAGCAACTATGCAAGTCGCGGCGGTAAAACAATTCGGATCGCCCCTGGTGTTTGAAGAATGGAATGTTCCCTCGCCAGGCCCTAATCAGATTCTCATCAAAACAGAGGCCTGCGGCGTATGTCACACCGATCTTCATGCTGCGAAGGGCGAGTGGCCGATCAAACCTACACTTCCTTTTATTCCAGGCCATGAGGCCATCGGCACTGTTACGGCTGTCGGCGCGAGTGTGACGACGGTGAAGGAAGGCGACCGAGTAGGAGTTCCGTGGCTTTACTCTGCTTGTGGCCATTGCGAGTATTGTTTGTCCTCATGGGAGACGGTCTGCCCGGATGCTCAGTTCGGTGGCTATACGAAGAATGGTGGCTTTGCGGAATATCTTCTCGCCGACCCGAACTATGTTGCTCATGTGCCCAACGGTCTTTCATCGATTGAAGCTGCACCGCTGATTTGCGCCGGTCTCACAACCTATAAAGGAATCAAGGAGACTGAGGCCCGGCCTGGGGAATGGGTTGCCATTTCCGGTGTGGGCGGCCTCGGTCATCTCGCGGTCCAATATGCGAAGGCAATGGGGTTATTGGTTTGCGCTGTCGACATCGATGACGGCAAGCTTGATCATGCCAAGCGTCTTGGTGCCGATCTGGTTTTTAATGCCAAGGCTGGTGATCCTGCTGCTGCCCTCAAGAAGGAGACAGGCGGTGGCGCCCATGGCGTATTGATTACAGCGCCTTCTCTGATTGCATTCAAGCAAGGCATTGGCATGACACGAAAGCGAGGCACATGTGTACTGGTCGGTCTTCCGCCGGGCGAGTTCCCTGTTCCGCTGTTCGACATTGTGGCGAATTGCATCTCCATACGCGGATCGTTTGTTGGAAACCGCAAGGATATGGCGGAGGCACTGTCTTTTGCAGCAGATGGCAAGGTGAAAGCTGACATCGAACTGCAGCCGCTATCTGCGGTCAACCGGATTTTCGAAAGGCTTGAACATGGAGATGTTCCGGCACGCGTTGTGCTCGACCTCACAGCTTAG
- a CDS encoding glycosyltransferase family 4 protein — MVDEEFTVNTGRNIRVGFVLPAGHWLGGKNYLRNLFGALHALPGNTISPVIFTGRRQVDASADFPGIEIVASSILDRKSPGWIARKSIQVSTSRDILLQRLLLRHGVSILSHSFHLGKTASIKTIGWIPDFQHVHLPEFFLPKERAYRDREYLSIGSGCDRVVVSSECARADLFSFSPEYGHKAELLRFVANPVPLTGAAPLPELQKIYGFEGPYFLLPNQFWAHKNHRVVIGALGMLKRQGRPFLVLATGSTGDYRNPTFYSSLMQYAAECDVLDCFRVLGQVPYEHLAGLMQHAIAFVNPSRFEGWSTSVEEAKSMGKQIVLSDIPVHREQAPARSFFFLPTDPDGLAQAMQAAYNQYDHQQDAAMQDEARSRFPERQQEFAKTYQAIISRVAGEKPPSL; from the coding sequence ATGGTGGACGAAGAATTCACAGTGAACACTGGCCGCAATATTAGAGTTGGATTTGTTTTACCCGCCGGGCATTGGCTTGGAGGGAAAAACTACCTGCGCAATTTGTTTGGCGCGCTTCATGCACTGCCAGGCAATACGATAAGTCCGGTCATCTTTACCGGCAGGCGGCAAGTGGATGCATCGGCTGATTTCCCGGGGATCGAGATCGTCGCTTCCTCTATCCTCGACCGAAAAAGCCCTGGATGGATAGCGAGAAAATCGATCCAAGTTTCGACATCCAGAGACATTCTTTTGCAGAGGTTGCTGCTGCGGCACGGTGTCTCGATCCTGTCGCACTCCTTTCATCTTGGAAAGACTGCTTCGATCAAGACAATCGGGTGGATTCCTGATTTTCAACACGTGCATCTACCTGAGTTTTTCCTGCCCAAAGAGCGTGCCTATCGGGACAGGGAGTATCTCAGTATTGGCTCCGGTTGTGACAGGGTGGTTGTGAGCAGTGAGTGCGCGCGTGCCGACTTGTTCTCGTTTTCTCCCGAATATGGGCATAAAGCAGAATTGCTGCGGTTTGTGGCTAATCCTGTCCCACTTACGGGTGCGGCACCTCTGCCGGAGCTTCAAAAGATCTACGGGTTTGAGGGACCGTATTTTCTGCTGCCCAACCAGTTCTGGGCGCACAAAAATCATCGCGTCGTGATTGGCGCGCTCGGCATGCTTAAGCGGCAGGGCAGGCCGTTCCTGGTCCTTGCGACTGGATCTACCGGGGATTACCGCAATCCGACGTTCTACTCTTCGTTGATGCAATACGCAGCGGAATGCGATGTTCTGGACTGCTTTCGTGTGCTTGGGCAGGTTCCATACGAGCACCTTGCCGGCCTTATGCAGCATGCAATCGCCTTCGTCAATCCCTCTCGATTTGAAGGCTGGAGTACGAGTGTCGAGGAGGCTAAGTCGATGGGAAAACAGATCGTGCTTTCCGATATTCCGGTGCACCGCGAACAGGCTCCGGCTCGCAGCTTCTTTTTTCTGCCGACCGATCCGGATGGTCTGGCCCAGGCAATGCAGGCTGCGTACAATCAATATGATCATCAACAGGATGCTGCCATGCAGGACGAAGCCAGATCTCGTTTTCCAGAACGGCAACAAGAATTTGCAAAGACGTATCAAGCCATCATCAGCAGGGTGGCAGGAGAGAAACCACCCTCGTTGTGA